CCCCAGCTTCTACCCTAGAGTGGTGGAGCAGACAGTGATAAGATGAGCCTTGTCTTCTAGGAGCTCAGCTTCTTCCCCAAATGTACGTTGTTCCAGGTGCTCCTGACAATTGCTGGTGGGGCTGGGCAGGCCAGAGCCCTATGGGCCTCCTGTTGTCCCTAAGGAGAATGGCTCTGGGCATTGGGTTGACACCAGATGGTGGTTCCTATTTGTATAAGCCATGCTGTGGATTGTGCAGCCTGTGGCTCCGGGCATTGGTAAGAGGTTGGGGTGATGAAGGTGGGGAGGAAGCTGTGTTTCCTTTGGGAAGATGATCTTTGACTTCACAGCCACTAAGCTATTTGTCAGTTTCCTCCCTCCCCAAATCCCAAGGGATAACAAACCACACTGGGATTTGTGGACTTGATTTGATGATGTCTAGTTTCaggacctctctgtgcctccgtcTTCTTATATATAAAGTGGGGATAATGGTACCTGCCTTATAGCTTTGTTGTGAACTTGAATAATTTGGGTGAAGCTGATATCTATGTCTTTGAATATATGATTCTGATGTGTAAGTTGAATTGGAGGCAATATATAGCTGGTGGACAGACCAGATGAGAAGCTAGTCCTGGCCCAGGACTGTTCTAAAGatgtttaacatttactgagcagtTGCTGCATTACAGGCACTGGGGCAAGTTCTTTACATTTGTTCACTCCTTTGTTTCCTATGAGGTAAGAATGGTTACTATtactctattttacagatggagaagctgGGGATGAGAGTGATTTAGCAACATGCCCAAGGGCACATGGTTAGTATATAATGGAGATGGGACTCGAATCTGTGTGACTCCAGAACCTATGCTCTTCACCAACATTCTTATATTGAATTAGGTTAATGGTATACAAGCAGGTGGAGCTTCCTCATAGGAAGTTAGAAAGTTGggtctggagctcaggagagagATGAGGTTAGAGGAAGAGATATGAGGTCAACCACATGGAAGTAGTGGTTGAGAGAGTTATGGGGAATCCTCATACCAGATCTTTAAGTAACCCAAAAGGGATAGCTGGTTAGGTCAAGCAAGCAGCCTTGGACAGGAAGAAGCATGAGAGACAGGGACAAAGTTTCTCTTCTGTTGAAGGTTTCATATTTTGGGATTGACTTTCATGAAGCCTTCAGGTATGATCCAAACATTATATTGCcattaaatgaaggaaaaatcgGCAGATTTCTCTAATTGTTCTTAGTCCATTCTCTAAAGTATCTGTTGCCACTCTTCCCCTTTTCCTAAGTAGTGCTTCAAATTAGGAAGTGGATAGGAGatgaaaaaggaggaagggagagacacAAAGGAGACTTGAGTAATTAGAAAGTGGATGCCCCAGGCTCTGTCACAAACACCTGGATTCCAGCTGGAACCTGGATTTGCTGGGGACACCAGCCAGAGAGACAGGACCATGTGGCTGTCCCTAGTTCTGCTCCTTCTCTACCTCTCAGGTGAGTGGGGCTGGGGCTTTGGGCACCTGGTATTGGAGAGGGTGGCATAGTGGGTAGGTCCGTCCTGGTTTCAAACCAGAGGTGAAGTCTCAGCAGAACCTGGAAAGGCACATCCATTCACCCATCTTTATATCCTTCTATCCAGTCAGACATTCATCTACAGATCTGATATATGCTTATTGAGCACCAGCTGTGTGCCAGGACCATTCTGGGTGCTATGTTTAAGAGCAACTTCTGCACTCAGGGACTCATGGCTGAATGAAGGAGTCAAGTCACTGTGATACAACATAGAACTTGCTGTAGAAGAGATTTATTCACACGATGTGGAAATGTACAACAGGTGCCCATAACACTGCTCTTGATCTGATACAAGTCCTCACTGAGGCTCTGCTGGATGTTGGTCTTGAAGGATGAATGAGTTGGCTGAGTGGAAAGTGGGAATAGCTTTTGCAAAAGTATGGATCTCTTCAAAGGTCATGGAAAGTTCAGGAATTAGCAATAGTTCTGTTCTGTTAGAGCTTAGTTTTAAAGGGGTTGGAAAGGTTTGTTAGAAGGAATTAATGAGAGGTCTAAGAAGACATCCTCATCATCCCCCTTAAGCCCTACCAGAACAAGGTGTGGTGCAGTCAGGCAAATAAAATTGTCCATTGAAGGTTGGAGTTTCAGAagagaaagtcttaaaaaaaaaaaaagacattaaacatGCATGAGAGCCCATTCTCTGAAGGAAGTAAGGTTAGGGTAAAAATTAGAGGGTATTCTTTATGTTTGtagaataatttttatgttgGGCAAGACATAGAACATGCCCAACATAATGATAGACTGTTCCAGTATAGTGGTGTAAAGGCAGAGGTTTAAAGAAAGATGACCCCCTGGGTGACCCTGGCCAAAGCGTGATTTTATTCTCAGTAAAACAGAAGAATGGACAGGATGACCTTCAAGGTCCCGCAGGGCTCTCATAACTGAAATCTTAGAAGAACATCTAAAAGAGATGCATCTCATTACACATGACAGGTGCTCAAAATGTCTTAAATGAGAATGACCATGATAATGGGgattttctcccccccccccctttttttggatAATGGGCTTTTTTCTGAATCACCATAATTAATGAAATGGGAACCCAAAGCAGTAGTGGCTAAAGCCAGCTTGTACCTGCTTACAAGAGCTGATTATGGCCTTATTTTTCCAACCCCATATCCAGTGACAGCATGTTGTTAGCCTGAAATCAGTCATAGTTAGAGTTTCTACAGCACAGAAACCGGGGAACACTACAACCTTGGCTTCTCCTTGACTTCTCTGCACTCCGCCTTGCTCCCTTCCCAAAGCCGGTTTTCTAGCACATCGCTGCTTCCTCACATCTGTTTGCTTAAATCTGATAAAATTGCCTAGCTTGGGTACAGTTAAACTGCAGCTGGAAACTTCTTCCCACCCCCTTCCAGTCCCACGGGGACTGGCTGATCTCTCCAGCCCTACAGGTTCACCTTTCCATCCATTCACAGCTAGGGTTCCTCTTGGGTCCAGATGAAAGCTTAGGAGTCACTTGTAAagactgaaaatttttttttccatcccagCTCCTGGCTtagctccttcctctctgtcccagCATTCTCCCACTCACCACACCCATCAGAATTCCAAACACCATTTGGAAAAATGTGATCACTTTACATTTATGGAGGGTTGTATGGCTAACctgagaagggaagggggaaagttTGTAGAGAAAGAAGGTAAGGCCCCGGGATGATGATGGGGCTGGTGGTGGTCAGTTCATGCTCCAAACATGTGTCAAGAGGCCTGTAAGGGTCTCCTTGGGACCCAACCCTTCCCAGCAGTGTATTGCTCCTCCCTTGAGAGTGATTTGAATGAGAGCCAGGGGTTTACTTTTCCTCTTTTGAGAAAATGTGGAGAGCGGAGGATGCAAGAAGTGCTCAGAACAAGTTTGAGTTGCAGAAAACCTGAACGTAGAGCCTCGTTCCAAAGGAAAGTGGTTTTGAACATGAGCTAATCTCATGCCTGGCAAAGGCTAAGGACAGGGCAGGACAGccagctccctctgctccctctccagctttgttctgaTTCTCCCTGTCTCCAAGGGCTGGGATCCCCATGTGGTTATTCAGTGTTTCTGGGCTCATAGGGAACAGGTCTCTATTCTTCTTGTTGGCCCTAGTCTCCAGACCCTCTGGTTTGGTCCTAAGCTCAGGTGTCCCTCCAAGTCCCCATCCCTGAGCCTGGGATCGTCCATACCTCCCTAGCAACTTTCCACTTGGGCTTCAGGCAGACAGCCCCTAAGGGGTTCCATTAAGAAGGAGTCCTGGGATGTGGCTTATGTTTTCCAGGCTCTTTGTCCTTGACGGGCCCCGACTCTGTGAtgggcaccttgggtggctctCTGAGTGTGCAGTGTCGGTACGAAAAGAAATACCAGGAGTATAACAAATACTGGTGCCGAGGAAATTATGACATAACATGTGAGAATATTGTGGAGaccaagggaaaagagaaagaagagaggagtgGCCGCGTGACCATCAGAGACCATGCAGATAACCTCACCTTTATAGTGACCATGGAGAACCTCACTGCAGATGATGCTGGATCCTACTGgtgtaaaattcagaaaatatggcTCCTGGACATGTGGTCATATGACCCTTCAGTTCAGGTTAAGGTATCTGTTTTTGAAGGTAAGAGATCTTTTTACTCCATCAGTGGAGCTTACGGGATATGATTGAACGTGGGGACAAGGATGAGTGCCATGCTGAAGAGTGTCTCTGGGTCTTGTCTAGTCCTCAGGCCCAGTGGTGTTGGGAAGAGTCTGTGttgagggcagggagagaggcagatgaCTCTTCAGACTTGGCATGGGTGGGGGTGTGTAGTGGAAGGTACTCTCACTCTCATAGGGCCAGGGCCTCACTCTATTGCCTGGGAGGCCCCTCCATGCCAGACCAAGACTTTCCACTACGCTCTTTGAAAATCCGTACCAAAAGAGATAAACTCTTCATATATACGTCTTCAGCTTGCTCACAGAACATTCCCTCTACTATACTGTCCTGAAATTGGCCTCGCTTCCCTCATTTCAAGATATAGCCTTCTTGAGTGGAAGCGCTTTCTCCTACACCAATGTGCCATAGGGTGGTGAAGCCACGTCCAAATTCTCCCAGCCCTCTATCACAACTTCCAGCCTATCACTTCCCACCTGCTTCCTTTAACTTCTGTGTCACATGGCCACATGCATTCTCTACTTCTCCTTCCATTGGCGTCTAGGTTATTCCTTGACATCTCTAATCCCTGTCATCATTTTGGGAGTTTTTTAATGAGTAACTTGTCTCAGCTTCCAGGACCTTCTCAACTGCAGTGGCCTACATTTCCACTCTCCAGAATCTCACTCCATGGCAACATTGCACATCTTGCTGTCACCTCAAACTGGTCCACGTCCCGAACCCTACACTCAGACGTTATACTTTCAGACAACTTTCTGTGCATCAGCCTTCTCACATCCTCAGCCCTATTGGCCCTATTCTCAACCTCACATATGCCCCCAGTCCTTggatctctctttccattctctccCCATTTTTTGCCTAACCCACTTCTGCCCTGATGTCACTTCTTTCCTAAGCCAGGCCCCACTCTCATGCAAGACTACATTTTCTTCACTTACCATGCACTATTTCCCTACCCACGTCTCAAGACCTTCATCCCTGAATCCATCTTAAAATTAGGGTGAGCAACCATTGGGGTTTTCCTAGGACTGACAAGTTTCATGGGATGCAGTGCCTTCCATgctaaaactggaaaaatctcGGGCAACCTAGGGCAAATTGATCTCCTACCTAAAATCTATCTGCTGCGTTAACTGCTAAAGAAGACACAGATGGCGCCTATGGGTGTCAATACAAGTTCATGGTTTCTGATATGACTCTCCTGGTCTTTTACTTTACCAAGGGCGCACAGGATATCAGACATGAactctctatttcttttcttctccctctacaaACTTCTGTGATGCCTGACCCattcttccccctttcccttctaGGTTGAGGGCCCTTTCCCTCCACCTATTCAAGAACAATCATCCTGAGGTTGGCTCCTCACTCTGTAGCTCCTTGCTTCCCCATCCCCTTGAGCCACATTCCCTCATTGCTCTTCCTCCGTCAATTTCTTCACTCTCTCACCCCAGCCACGGAAAACACATTTTCTTGCATCCTAAAAATATCTTGTAATCCCCATGGCTTCCTCTAGGTGCCACCATTCTTCATCTCTCTCCTTTCTACTTGCCTGGAAGGTAGCTGAGGTCCAagtcctctgctcctgctctacTTGATGGGGATCCCCCCTGTGCCCACTCTCTATCAACTTGAGTCCATCTACTTAGTTGCCTCTGTCCTGTGTGAGGGCAGGGATGGTGCCACAATCATCAGTGAATTCCCAACGGCAAAGACATCAAGAGCTGTGGTTGGATGAAATGTAGCCTGTCCTGGGAGTGCCAGGAAGGGCTAAGCCTCTGGGAGGCTTGATTTTTTGAGGAGATTATGAGGTTGGGGCAGATTGGACATGGGGACACAGATTGTATCAATAGTCTGGACATCTGAGATTTAGCCCCTCTTCAGCAGGGAGTTAAAATGGCCTTAGTTTCCATTTGAAGGGTGCTGTGAACCCCCTCCCACAGTCTCTTTGAGGCTTCTGGGCCACAGGCAGAGCCATCTTTTCCAGACttgcccctgccccttctccctctgggGCTCCTCAGCTGGAGAAACCTATAAGAGACCCCTGCTCTCACTCTGGGTGGAGTCAGACttggaatggaaagaaagatcTGGAGCTTATTAGAGGTGGCTCTTATGATCAATTCTGAAAAGTCTCATTTGGTCCCTGAGGAGCTCACTCCAGCCAGGAAGTGGCCTGGGGCTAGTTGCAGAGCATCTTTTGAGTCCCTTCTGCAAGTGGGCAGTTGTGTGTAGCACTGGATCCAAACAGGCACTTAGTGCATGGCTGGGGAGAGAGCGGCATCTGATGTGTGATTTGTCTCCAGCACCAAGTAAAACCACAGAGAGGACCACATGTGGAGCTGCATCTGCTGGCTTTCTGGGACCGAACACCAAGCAGAACCTCAGCACCGAGGAGGTGTTGACCTGCTCCGGGTAAGAAAAGGACTCAAAGCCTAGAGACCACAGACGAGGGGGTTCAGCAGCCTTATGGGACTTTGGTCGGGGCTGGCAACACACCATGACCACTTACCACTCTTACCTCACTGCTGGGTTTTCTTCCAGTTCTGGTCCCGATTTTTACATTCTCTGTGGCTGCATGGGGATTCCATGTGGAATGTATCACTTGTTTTGTGAACGCTCTCCCCCATGGGGCAGCTGCAGGGGAACAGGAGGCTGGTTCAGGTGGACATGTAGCCCCTCCCATGCCCACCGCTCCCCCTCTCCTTTCCCACCTGGTTCTGGACTCTGGGTGCTGGTTCTGTGACCCCAACTTGACCTTGCCTCCAAAGGTCTTTACTGTATCAGAGGAGCTGCTTGTAGGGAGTGGGGGAGTTGGGCTAGCTCTAGGCTATTCTCCTCCCAAAGATACCCAGAAAAGGCCCTGCAGGGCAGAGGACAAAAGTcagggctttattttttatttttttttacaagattttatttatttatttatttatttatttatttatttattaaattttttaaatttatttatgatagtcacagagagagagagagagaggcagagacacaggcggagggagaagcaggctccatgcactgggagcccgatgtgggattcaatcccgggtctccagg
The Vulpes vulpes isolate BD-2025 chromosome 2, VulVul3, whole genome shotgun sequence genome window above contains:
- the CD300E gene encoding CMRF35-like molecule 2 isoform X2; its protein translation is MSEDKDLDVLGPGRQVHRSVCHSTPSLPPGSLSLTGPDSVMGTLGGSLSVQCRYEKKYQEYNKYWCRGNYDITCENIVETKGKEKEERSGRVTIRDHADNLTFIVTMENLTADDAGSYWCKIQKIWLLDMWSYDPSVQVKVSVFEAPSKTTERTTCGAASAGFLGPNTKQNLSTEEVLTCSGSLLSSVHFLLLVFLKLPLFLTLVGAVLWVNRPQKGCGGSQPDEKTPQHSASLPGI
- the CD300E gene encoding CMRF35-like molecule 2 isoform X1 is translated as MPQALSQTPGFQLEPGFAGDTSQRDRTMWLSLVLLLLYLSGSLSLTGPDSVMGTLGGSLSVQCRYEKKYQEYNKYWCRGNYDITCENIVETKGKEKEERSGRVTIRDHADNLTFIVTMENLTADDAGSYWCKIQKIWLLDMWSYDPSVQVKVSVFEAPSKTTERTTCGAASAGFLGPNTKQNLSTEEVLTCSGSLLSSVHFLLLVFLKLPLFLTLVGAVLWVNRPQKGCGGSQPDEKTPQHSASLPGI